The genomic region GGCTGCTACGCCGAAATGGAAGAGGCCGGTGTCCTGGTCGTCGTCGTGCGAGTTGATTGCCGCTACCGACGACCGGCGAAATATGATGACCTGATCACCGTCCGCACCACCATCGCTCGCGTGACCGCCGCCAAAATCATCCATGAGTATTCGATCACTCGAGAAAATCCACCGGGTGAACCGGAGGCGATTGTCGATGCCACCGTCACCTTGGCCGTGATCGATCGCCAAGGCAAATTGCAGCGTGTCCCGCAGTCGCTACGGGATCAATACGAAGGACAGGGGTGAGAGGGGGGGAAAGACACGGAGACACGGAGAGAGGGAGAGAGGGAGATTGAAAAAGTTAAATTGACAATTGTAAATTGAAAAATGAAGGAAGGGATCGCGGGATTGAGCGTGGCTG from Novipirellula caenicola harbors:
- a CDS encoding thioesterase family protein, yielding MNQHSIELRVRYDECDPMGFVHHSNYLRYFEIGRTELLRASGGCYAEMEEAGVLVVVVRVDCRYRRPAKYDDLITVRTTIARVTAAKIIHEYSITRENPPGEPEAIVDATVTLAVIDRQGKLQRVPQSLRDQYEGQG